One part of the Arabidopsis thaliana chromosome 1 sequence genome encodes these proteins:
- the UMAMIT36 gene encoding nodulin MtN21 /EamA-like transporter family protein (nodulin MtN21 /EamA-like transporter family protein; FUNCTIONS IN: molecular_function unknown; LOCATED IN: endomembrane system, membrane; CONTAINS InterPro DOMAIN/s: Protein of unknown function DUF6, transmembrane (InterPro:IPR000620); BEST Arabidopsis thaliana protein match is: Nodulin MtN21 /EamA-like transporter family protein (TAIR:AT1G60050.1); Has 1237 Blast hits to 1229 proteins in 44 species: Archae - 0; Bacteria - 23; Metazoa - 0; Fungi - 0; Plants - 1190; Viruses - 0; Other Eukaryotes - 24 (source: NCBI BLink).), translated as MEVKVRRDELVPFVAMAIMEACTIALTIMAKTALTGGMSPFVFVVYTNAFGSILLLPFSFLFHRNERTEQSIFSWPLLVRVFFLGFTGIFMFQNLAFVGLRFSSPIVVCAMGLQIPSFSFLLSIILGRSKLDWRNTSTRAKLMGTIVSLSGAFVEELYKGPFIRPASSASPNRFLKSVPKLLVYYNLPDNWFLGCIFLAVAVFSVSLFNVVQTGTVKKYPHVMKVASFYSIVGTIQCLLFSLFMERDLSAWKIQPNFDLYLIIATGTFGSVIRTSVHVKCTQMKGPYYVPLFKPFGIFWATLFGTSFFVNSLHYGSVLGAAIAGVGYFTVSWGQLKESEEKQSSNEERKSIKTIHHRDEDEYKVPLLINQEESPV; from the exons ATGGAGGTGAAGGTTAGAAGAGATGAGTTGGTACCCTTTGTAGCAATGGCTATAATGGAAGCATGCACGATTGCTCTTACGATAATGGCGAAAACGGCGTTGACGGGAGGGATGAGTCCTTTTGTGTTCGTTGTTTACACAAACGCTTTTGGatctattcttcttcttccattttctttcttatttcacAGGAATGAGAG AACAGAACAATCTATCTTCTCTTGGCCACTCCTCGTTCGCGTTTTCTTTCTAGGTTTCACCGG GATATTTATGTTCCAAAACTTGGCATTTGTGGGACTACGCTTCAGCTCACCAATAGTAGTATGTGCAATGGGATTGCAAATCCCGTCCTTCTCCTTCCTGCTCTCTATTATTCTCGG AAGGAGCAAATTGGATTGGAGAAACACGAGTACGAGGGCTAAACTGATGGGAACAATAGTCTCGTTAAGCGGAGCTTTTGTTGAAGAGTTGTACAAAGGTCCATTCATAAGACCAGCTTCGTCTGCTTCCCCAAATCGTTTTCTTAAATCAGTCCCTAAACTTTTGGTCTACTACAACCTCCCCGACAATTGGTTTCTCGGCTGTATCTTTTTGGCCGTCGCTGTTTTTTCTGTCTCCCTGTTCAATGTTGTTCAG ACAGGGACGGTAAAAAAGTATCCACATGTGATGAAAGTGGCTTCGTTTTACAGCATAGTCGGGACGATCCAATGTCTACTATTCTCGTTATTTATGGAAAGAGACCTTAGTGCATGGAAGATCCAACCTAACTTCGATCTTTATCTCATTATCGCCACG GGAACATTCGGAAGTGTAATACGAACAAGTGTACACGTAAAGTGCACCCAAATGAAAGGACCTTATTACGTGCCATTGTTCAAACCCTTTGGTATCTTTTGGGCAACACTCTTTGGTACCAGCTTCTTCGTCAACAGTCTTCACTACGGCAG TGTGTTAGGAGCAGCCATAGCTGGTGTGGGATATTTCACAGTGTCTTGGGGACAATTGAAGGAAAgcgaagaaaaacaaagttcaaatgaagaaagaaaatccatCAAAACTATTCATCATCGCGATGAAGATGAATACAAAGTTCCATTACTTATTAACCAGGAAGAAAGTCCTGTAtga
- a CDS encoding receptor serine/threonine kinase (receptor serine/threonine kinase, putative; FUNCTIONS IN: protein serine/threonine kinase activity, transmembrane receptor protein serine/threonine kinase activity, protein kinase activity, ATP binding; INVOLVED IN: protein amino acid phosphorylation; LOCATED IN: endomembrane system; EXPRESSED IN: 20 plant structures; EXPRESSED DURING: 11 growth stages; CONTAINS InterPro DOMAIN/s: Protein kinase, ATP binding site (InterPro:IPR017441), Bifunctional inhibitor/plant lipid transfer protein/seed storage (InterPro:IPR016140), Serine/threonine-protein kinase domain (InterPro:IPR002290), Serine-threonine/tyrosine-protein kinase (InterPro:IPR001245), Serine/threonine-protein kinase, active site (InterPro:IPR008271), Protein kinase-like domain (InterPro:IPR011009), Protein kinase, catalytic domain (InterPro:IPR000719), Thaumatin, conserved site (InterPro:IPR017949), Tyrosine-protein kinase, catalytic domain (InterPro:IPR020635), Thaumatin, pathogenesis-related (InterPro:IPR001938); BEST Arabidopsis thaliana protein match is: PR5-like receptor kinase (TAIR:AT5G38280.1); Has 125965 Blast hits to 120508 proteins in 4304 species: Archae - 146; Bacteria - 13220; Metazoa - 45235; Fungi - 10956; Plants - 36891; Viruses - 1019; Other Eukaryotes - 18498 (source: NCBI BLink).) → MTTAMMIFAVLVTVVEVEAQTECVSKIVPCFRFLNTTTKPSTDCCNSIKEAMEKDFSCLCTIYNTPGLLAQFNITTDQALGLNLRCGVNTDLSACSGSGAPPPPPDLFPPPSAQMLPPPPASSPAPPSPPSSSRPRPLPRPSMSRSFTIENKCQYTIWPATYGYRRSLETTGFVLEKGETRTIKAPSSWIGRFWGRTLCSTNSTGGFSCATGDCTSGKIKCLGIPIDPTTVVEFNLASYGVDYYVVNVFNGYNLPLLVTPENKNCRSIECVIDMNETCPSELMVNSSGLGSHHPIACMTTCQRYQLPELCCIGLSSGVVVPPGICKRTIYSRTFNNVCPSAYSYAYDVDNSSFTCPNFSNFVITFCPSSSTVPEAGNINSSTVPEAGNIKTGTEAKGNIPLRLKLILGVSSVLATMIIIVIVGKVRANNMRKSDLNEKNMEAVVMLKRFSYVQVKKMTKSFENVLGKGGFGTVYKGKLPDGSRDVAVKILKESNEDGEDFINEIASMSRTSHANIVSLLGFCYEGRKKAIIYELMPNGSLDKFISKNMSAKMEWKTLYNIAVGVSHGLEYLHSHCVSRIVHFDIKPQNILIDGDLCPKISDFGLAKLCKNNESIISMLHARGTIGYIAPEVFSQNFGGVSHKSDVYSYGMVVLEMIGARNIGRAQNAGSSNTSMYFPDWIYKDLEKGEIMSFLADQITEEEDEKIVKKMVLVGLWCIQTNPYDRPPMSKVVEMLEGSLEALQIPPKPLLCLPAITAPITVDEDIQETSSFLKPSQDTSYYSEQIVQDIVEENQDSSRSS, encoded by the exons atgacaaCGGCGATGATGATATTCGCGGTTTTGGTTACAGTGGTGGAGGTGGAAGCACAGACTGAGTGCGTGAGCAAGATAGTTCCCTGCTTCAGGTTCTTGAACACGACAACAAAGCCGTCGACGGATTGTTGCAACTCGATCAAGGAAGCGATGGAGAAAGATTTTAGCTGTCTCTGCACCATCTACAACACTCCTGGTTTACTCGCTCAGTTCAACATCACTACAGATCAAGCTCTCGGTCTCAACCTTCGATGTGGAGTCAACACTGATCTATCCGCTTGTTCCG GTTCTGGtgctccaccaccaccacctgaTCTATTTCCTCCACCTTCAGCTCAAATGCTCCCTCCACCTCCAG CTTCGTCACCTGCACCTCCATCGCCACCTTCTTCATCCCGACCACGTCCATTGCCACGTCCAT CAATGTCAAGGAGCTTTACGATAGAAAACAAATGCCAATACACCATATGGCCTGCAACCTACGGCTATAGGAGATCACTAGAAACAACCGGTTTTGTTCTTGAGAAAGGAGAGACGCGTACCATCAAAGCGCCGTCATCATGGATAGGTCGTTTCTGGGGTAGGACACTCTGCTCCACCAACTCAACAGGGGGTTTCTCATGTGCCACGGGAGACTGCACCTCCGGAAAAATCAAGTGCCTCGGTATCCCCATAGATCCAACAACAGTGGTCGAGTTTAACCTCGCTTCTTACGGTGTCGACTATTATGTCGTCAACGTCTTCAATGGTTACAACCTCCCTTTGCTTGTGACCCCCGAGAACAAAAACTGCAGAAGCATTGAATGCGTTATTGACATGAACGAGACATGTCCCTCGGAGCTAATGGTGAACAGTAGTGGCCTTGGATCGCACCATCCAATAGCCTGCATGACCACTTGTCAGAGATACCAGTTGCCAGAGCTTTGCTGTATCGGACTCTCTTCTGGGGTGGTCGTACCACCGGGAATATGCAAGCGGACGATCTACTCGCGGACATTCAATAACGTGTGCCCAAGCGCTTATAGTTACGCCTACGACGTTGATAACAGCAGTTTCACTTGTCCAAACTTCTCCAACTTTGTCATCACGTTTTGTCCGTCTAGCTCAACGGTCCCAGAGGCAGGAAACATCAATAGCTCAACGGTCCCAGAGGCAGGAAACATCAAAACTGGAACAGAAGCAAAAg GAAATATTCCATTGAGGTTAAAACTCATACTTG GAGTTTCATCAGTATTGGCTACAATGATCATTATTGTGATTGTGGGAAAGGTTAGAGCAAATAATATGAGAAAGAGTGATTTGAATGAGAAGAACATGGAAGCAGTGGTAATGTTGAAACGATTTAGTTATGTACAAGTCAAGAAGATGACAAAATCATTTGAGAATGTTCTTGGGAAAGGGGGATTTGGAACTGTCTATAAAGGGAAGTTACCTGATGGCAGCCGAGATGTTGCAGTGAAGATCTTGAAGGAGTCAAACGAGGATGGAGAAGACTTCATCAATGAAATAGCTAGCATGAGTAGGACATCTCATGCTAATATCGTTTCTCTACTTGGATTCTGTTATGAAGGGAGGAAGAAAGCTATAATTTACGAGTTGATGCCGAATGGATCCCTCGACAAGTTCATCTCCAAGAATATGTCGGCGAAGATGGAATGGAAAACGTTATACAACATTGCGGTAGGTGTGTCTCATGGCCTAGAATACTTGCATAGCCATTGTGTATCAAGGATTGTACATTTCGATATAAAGCCACAGAACATACTCATAGATGGAGACTTATGCCCTAAGATTTCGGATTTCGGTCTTGCTAAGCTTTGCAAAAATAATGAAAGCATCATTTCAATGCTACATGCAAGAGGCACCATAGGGTACATTGCTCCAGAAGTGTTCTCCCAGAATTTTGGAGGAGTTTCTCATAAGTCTGATGTGTATAGTTATGGAATGGTGGTTCTTGAGATGATTGGAGCAAGGAACATAGGAAGAGCTCAAAATGCTGGATCCAGTAATACTTCAATGTACTTTCCAGATTGGATTTATAAAGATCTTGAGAAAGGAGAAATCATGAGTTTTTTGGCAGATCAAAtaaccgaagaagaagatgagaagataGTAAAGAAAATGGTATTGGTGGGTCTGTGGTGTATTCAGACCAATCCATATGATCGTCCACCAATGAGCAAAGTTGTTGAAATGTTAGAGGGAAGTCTAGAGGCTCTCCAGATTCCACCTAAGCCTCTTTTATGTTTACCCGCAATAACAGCTCCAATAACAGTTGATGAAGACATTCAAGAGACTTCAAGCTTCTTGAAACCAAGTCAAGATACTTCATATTATTCCGAACAAATAGTTCAAGATATTGTAGAAGAGAATCAAGATAGCTCAAGATCTTCCTAA